The Desulfurellaceae bacterium genome includes a window with the following:
- a CDS encoding HAD family hydrolase: PEQVMHVGDSLLHDIVGAQAVGIHGVWLNRKRLAVADLPAQLQHQLGDTRAEYEISSLTELHACIDRLMEIAPG, encoded by the coding sequence GACCCGAGCAGGTCATGCATGTCGGCGATTCGCTGCTGCACGATATTGTCGGTGCCCAGGCGGTCGGGATTCACGGCGTGTGGCTGAACCGCAAACGCCTCGCCGTCGCCGACCTGCCGGCCCAGCTTCAACACCAGCTCGGGGATACTCGAGCAGAATATGAGATTAGCAGCCTGACCGAGCTGCACGCCTGTATCGACCGGCTCATGGAGATCGCCCCCGGCTGA
- a CDS encoding ferritin-like domain-containing protein → MDKNAYDILLFNYYREAELRGADLILRLINRMDDPRLQEKLSRHLADETKHAWLWTERIRALGGIPVRIDNGYHRHLRRKIGLPSKLLDLLALTYVVEERSRKRYEEHAARPEVDTATRKVLDELQEDEERHLSWVSEKLTRMAEHESQDRVTAVLERYRTLEAEVFAEMVADEQRALQKITEDVD, encoded by the coding sequence ATGGATAAAAACGCCTACGACATTCTCCTGTTCAACTACTACCGCGAGGCCGAGCTGCGCGGCGCCGACCTCATTCTGCGCTTGATCAACCGCATGGACGACCCCCGTCTACAAGAAAAACTCTCCCGGCATCTGGCCGACGAAACCAAGCACGCCTGGCTGTGGACCGAACGGATTCGGGCCCTGGGTGGCATCCCGGTCCGTATTGACAACGGCTATCATCGTCATCTGCGCCGCAAGATCGGCCTGCCCTCAAAGCTACTCGACCTGCTCGCCCTGACCTATGTGGTCGAAGAGCGCTCGCGCAAGCGCTACGAAGAGCACGCCGCCCGGCCCGAGGTAGACACCGCCACCCGCAAAGTCCTTGACGAACTTCAGGAGGATGAAGAGCGCCACCTCAGCTGGGTGTCTGAGAAACTGACCCGGATGGCCGAACACGAGAGCCAGGACAGAGTCACGGCCGTCCTTGAGCGCTATCGAACACTCGAAGCAGAGGTGTTTGCCGAGATGGTGGCGGACGAGCAGCGGGCCTTGCAGAAGATAACGGAAGACGTGGACTGA